The window GCGTCGGGCTTCACCGCAGTGAATGCCGCGGCATCAGTGCTTATTGTCGAATCTCGAGATCGACCGCTCTGGCACCACACATCGATGGTGTTTGCGCTCTCGCTGTGGGGAAGGTCATGATCTGAAATGACCCGACGCTGAACTTTGAACAGTAGGAGCAGCGAATCTCTCTTGAGAGAAATTTCCGGAGTCGCTTGCCAGTGCACTGTCGAGCAAGAATCCGGCTGTTCTTATTTGCGCAACCGGAGGTTGGGGCCTGCTGGAATGTGGCCTAAAGCAGCCGCTATTGTGGCGCGGAGCACTTTTGCGTAAATTGCATTTCAAATAATAAAATTTTGCATGTCGACGGGCGCACGACGTGCTGTTTTCAAAGCGTACGTTCCCAAGTTCGGTTGATTACTGCTGCCCATTTTAATCATTCATTGTATCTGGAGACCAATATGAAAAAGCTCGGGCTGCTTGCGCTCGCCATCATGGGCGGGATTCTCGCCATTACAGCTTATTCGGCACCTGCCCACGCGCAGGCGACACGAACCTGGGTGTCCGGGGTCGGCGACGACGCCAACCCGTGCAGCCGGACTGCGCCGTGCAAGACTTTCCCGGGTGCAATCTCCAAGACGGCTGCGGGCGGCGAGATCAACGTGCTTGATCCCGGTGGATTTGGCGGAGTCACCATCACGAAAGCGATCAGCATCATCTCCGAGAGCATCGAAGCTGGGGTTCTCGTTTCCGGAACCAATGCCATCATCGTGAACGCCGGCGTGAACGATAAGGTGCTGCTCTCAGGTCTTGATATCGAAGGTTTGGGGACGGGCCTGAATGGCGTCCGTATCCTCAATGCGGCGACCGTAACGATTCGGAAATGCTCTATCCGGAATTTCACGCAGCGCGGGGTCGATCTGGAGGCTGCAAACGCCAATTCGCGTGTTTTCATACAAGACTCGCAGATCATCAATAACACGCTGGGCGGCTTCTTTTTGCAAGGGCAAGCGGGCGTCGTGAACAATGCCGTCATCGAAAGGACGACATTCGACCTCAACGGAGGGGCCGCAGTGAGCGTTTCGGGTCCGGGGCAGGTTGTTCTCTCGGCAAACACCCTGGCGTTCTCCGTCCCCAGCCTGTTGATCGCCGGCGGAACGACCGTGATTTCTTACGGCAACAACGTTTTCCGAAGCACGGGTACGCCAACCCAGACCATTCCTCTTCAGTAATCTTCTGATATCGCTGCCGCCATCCCATGCGATTGCTCGCGTGTGATGGCGGCGGCGTGTTGCGATCCATGCCGCACGTGCGACGCATTGCGGGGAGACGCCTGAGACGCAGAGGAATCGCACATCTCGTCGAGACGCGCGATCTGTCATTGCCAGACGATGCCAGTTTGATGTCTTCCAGCGAATCGAAGGCTCCTGCACAGATCAAGAATTGCGTAGGGATCCTTCGCGCCAAAAATGCTTTTGCAGGTTCGAACTCCTCGTTGACGACAACGCAACCTTGCGTATAGGCTCGATTTATTCGAGCTTCGAAATAATTTGATACGCCTGTTCTTCATGTCCGCCGCACATGTTTTTCAACCGCGGTTATCGCGATGTCATCAAACTGAACGATCTCGCGGTTACATTTTCGGCATTATCCAACATCGGGATCAATCCCAACCTGAGTTTCTCGTTCGAAGTTCGATGCCGCGAGTGGGCCATCGCTGAGCGGTGCAATTGATTTTCGCGTGTACGCCCTTCAACCGGCCCGTCTATTTCCAGGGCATCAGGGATCACGATCATGTCCAATCACAATCCGACCTTTACCTCGTCTGCAGCCAGCACCAGCTTCAGCGAAACCGCAAACACGACGAACTCCGCGACACCGCATCTCGCAACCGGCACCCTCGGCTTCCGGGACAGTGACAGGACCGATAGTCACACGACATCCGCGTCGTTGCGCACCGCGTCGTTGTCGGGGGGCGGAGGCGTTCCCGCGGCCGCGCTGGCGGATTTGAACGCGGCGATGTCGTCGTCCATCCTCAGCGACAGCAACGGGTCCGGCGTGGTCAAATGGTCCTTCAGCGCCGCCGACAACGATTTTGATTTTCTCGCCAAGAACCAGACCTTGACGCTCACCTACGACATCCTGGTTGCCGACAATCACGGCGGATCAGTTAAGCAGACGGTGACGGTGAACGTCACTGGAACCGACGACAAGCCCGTGATCGCGGTCGTGCCGGTCGCGACCGTGTCCGAGCAGGTTGGCCAGACCCTGTCATTTTCGCCGGACACAGCTCATCTCGCCCTGCAGTTCACCGATCCCGACCTCGCCAATGTCGGGCACACCGCCTCTGTCATCGCCGCGTCGGCGTCCGGCGCTACGGCCGGCCTTCTGCCCGGCGGGATCGGCTCCGCCGAGTTGTTGGCATTCTTTCACATCGACAATGTCGTCAAGGCGTCCGGCTCCGCGAACGGGACCATCAACACCACGTTCCTGGCCCCGGATCTTGCTTTCGACTACCTCGCGGCCGG is drawn from Bradyrhizobium prioriisuperbiae and contains these coding sequences:
- a CDS encoding right-handed parallel beta-helix repeat-containing protein encodes the protein MKKLGLLALAIMGGILAITAYSAPAHAQATRTWVSGVGDDANPCSRTAPCKTFPGAISKTAAGGEINVLDPGGFGGVTITKAISIISESIEAGVLVSGTNAIIVNAGVNDKVLLSGLDIEGLGTGLNGVRILNAATVTIRKCSIRNFTQRGVDLEAANANSRVFIQDSQIINNTLGGFFLQGQAGVVNNAVIERTTFDLNGGAAVSVSGPGQVVLSANTLAFSVPSLLIAGGTTVISYGNNVFRSTGTPTQTIPLQ